The following proteins are co-located in the Salinirubrum litoreum genome:
- a CDS encoding FAD-binding oxidoreductase gives MASTFTTPFEQSVVGDLRAKVHGEVILPDDETYHEARALWNGRIDRFPAAIVRVASPEDVRTVLRFAREQNREIAVRGGGHHVTGSALVDDGVVIDLSNLTDVAVDPDAKTVRVGAGARVSDVLSATQEHGLAIVCGSAAHNGIAGSTLAGAIGWLRRARGLGIDGLRSVELVTVDGDIVTVSADEHPDLFWGVRGGGANVGVVTSFEFDAFDLGPEVAVAQVAFPAPDAATTADLYRKYREYVADAPDEVTSMAITTAVPPLPFVPVEQHGAPIVMYYAVYAGDPAEGEEILRPLREVGEPAMDMSATMPLLALHEVATELFPTGNRYSWHSLYATELSDDLIDRIAEGGVTSPGPEAGLTLWHMGGAVGDVAGDETAYGWREAEYLVSIDAGWRDPADDEAHLSWAESVWHDLRESPATIEGFYPGFPGFVTGEERARMAYGENYDRLAELKAEYDPQNLLHSNLNVEPAR, from the coding sequence ATGGCATCCACCTTCACTACCCCATTCGAGCAGTCGGTCGTCGGCGATCTCCGAGCGAAGGTCCACGGCGAGGTTATCCTCCCGGACGACGAGACCTACCACGAAGCCCGCGCGCTCTGGAACGGGCGCATCGACCGGTTCCCGGCGGCGATCGTCCGCGTCGCGTCGCCCGAGGACGTGCGAACCGTCCTCCGGTTCGCCCGCGAGCAGAACCGTGAGATCGCCGTCCGGGGCGGCGGTCACCACGTCACCGGGAGCGCGCTGGTCGACGACGGCGTCGTGATCGACCTCTCGAACCTGACCGACGTCGCTGTCGACCCCGACGCGAAGACGGTTCGTGTCGGTGCCGGGGCGCGTGTCAGCGACGTACTCTCGGCGACACAGGAACACGGACTCGCCATCGTCTGCGGCAGTGCCGCGCACAACGGCATCGCCGGTTCGACGCTCGCCGGCGCTATCGGCTGGCTTCGCCGGGCACGCGGCCTCGGTATCGACGGCCTCCGGTCGGTCGAACTCGTCACGGTCGACGGCGACATAGTGACCGTCAGCGCCGACGAACACCCGGACCTGTTCTGGGGCGTGCGCGGCGGCGGCGCGAACGTCGGTGTCGTCACGAGCTTCGAGTTCGACGCCTTCGACCTCGGTCCCGAGGTCGCGGTCGCGCAGGTCGCGTTCCCCGCCCCCGACGCGGCGACGACGGCCGACCTCTACCGCAAGTACCGCGAGTACGTCGCCGACGCGCCCGACGAAGTGACTTCGATGGCGATCACGACGGCGGTACCGCCGCTCCCGTTCGTCCCGGTCGAACAGCACGGCGCACCGATCGTGATGTACTACGCGGTCTACGCGGGCGATCCCGCAGAAGGCGAGGAGATCCTCCGGCCCCTGCGCGAGGTCGGCGAGCCCGCGATGGACATGAGCGCGACGATGCCCTTGCTCGCGCTCCACGAGGTCGCGACCGAACTGTTCCCGACCGGGAACCGCTACTCCTGGCACTCGCTGTACGCCACGGAACTGTCGGACGACCTGATCGACCGCATCGCCGAGGGTGGGGTGACCAGCCCCGGTCCCGAAGCCGGGCTGACGCTCTGGCACATGGGCGGCGCTGTCGGCGACGTAGCGGGCGACGAGACCGCCTACGGGTGGCGTGAGGCCGAGTACCTCGTCAGCATCGACGCCGGGTGGCGCGACCCCGCAGACGACGAGGCACACCTCTCGTGGGCCGAGTCGGTCTGGCACGACCTCCGCGAGTCGCCGGCGACGATCGAGGGGTTCTACCCCGGCTTCCCCGGCTTCGTGACCGGCGAGGAGCGCGCCCGGATGGCCTACGGCGAGAACTACGACCGACTCGCCGAACTGAAGGCGGAGTACGACCCCCAGAACCTGCTCCACTCGAATCTGAACGTCGAACCGGCACGCTGA
- a CDS encoding lactate racemase domain-containing protein, with amino-acid sequence MELPLGEGTVPVSLPDCEVTVAEPPGGPVVTPREAAERALDDPHGPALGDLVAPDDEVAVVVTDVTRATPDGVLLDAMLSRLPVAREQVTVVLGLGLHRPMTDAEIEAGLGEYADLAVNHDPGDTVVVGEIEGCEIELNSRVAGADTVLSTGMVEPHQYAGFSGGAKTVVIGAGGESLIRYTHGPELLSREGVRLGGIADNPFRETLDRAGDLAGLDFCLNVTKGPDGFLGASAGRPRDVVRDLADIARDALSVPVSTDYDAVVAGVGAPKDANLYQTTRAITYLVLGDRNPLRPGGRVVVPARLQEGAGEGAGERRFAERLASAESAAALYEEMRAGYEPGAQRAFVVARALRDHEAWITNSESPEVVSDCLLHPAESVADAVEPGSEVLVVRDALNTLLVDDS; translated from the coding sequence ATGGAACTCCCGCTGGGCGAGGGGACGGTTCCGGTCTCGCTCCCGGACTGTGAGGTGACGGTCGCCGAGCCACCGGGCGGGCCGGTCGTCACTCCCCGAGAAGCCGCCGAGCGCGCGCTGGACGACCCCCACGGCCCGGCGCTCGGAGACCTCGTGGCTCCGGACGACGAGGTGGCCGTCGTCGTGACCGACGTGACTCGCGCGACCCCCGACGGCGTGCTGCTCGACGCGATGCTCTCCCGTCTACCGGTCGCCCGCGAACAGGTGACGGTCGTGCTCGGTCTCGGACTGCACCGACCGATGACCGACGCCGAGATCGAGGCGGGACTGGGCGAGTACGCCGACCTCGCGGTGAACCACGATCCGGGCGACACGGTGGTCGTCGGAGAGATCGAAGGGTGCGAGATCGAACTGAATAGCCGGGTCGCCGGGGCTGACACCGTCCTCTCGACCGGGATGGTCGAACCGCACCAGTACGCCGGCTTCTCCGGCGGCGCGAAGACGGTCGTGATCGGCGCGGGCGGCGAGTCGCTGATCCGGTACACCCACGGTCCCGAACTGCTCTCACGCGAAGGTGTCCGACTCGGCGGCATCGCCGACAACCCCTTCCGAGAGACACTCGACCGGGCAGGTGACCTCGCGGGACTCGACTTCTGTCTGAACGTCACGAAGGGACCGGACGGCTTCCTCGGTGCGAGTGCGGGCCGCCCACGCGACGTAGTGCGCGACCTCGCCGACATCGCCAGAGACGCACTCTCGGTGCCGGTCTCGACCGACTACGACGCCGTCGTCGCGGGCGTCGGCGCGCCGAAGGACGCGAACCTCTACCAGACGACGCGGGCGATTACCTACCTCGTGCTCGGCGACCGAAACCCGCTCCGCCCCGGGGGGCGGGTGGTCGTGCCGGCACGTCTGCAGGAGGGTGCCGGCGAGGGTGCCGGCGAACGTCGGTTCGCCGAGCGACTCGCCTCGGCCGAGAGCGCGGCGGCGTTGTACGAGGAGATGCGCGCTGGCTACGAACCGGGTGCCCAGCGAGCGTTCGTCGTCGCCCGGGCGCTCCGAGATCACGAGGCGTGGATCACGAACAGCGAGTCGCCCGAGGTGGTGTCGGACTGTCTGCTGCACCCCGCCGAGTCGGTCGCGGACGCGGTGGAACCCGGAAGCGAGGTGCTGGTCGTCCGGGACGCGCTGAACACGCTGTTGGTCGACGACTCGTGA
- a CDS encoding DUF6789 family protein produces MANSAEHATTTVQETGGIGVREIVTAVGAGFLGTVAMSPVLAVAWVLGIISPTAFEGLATIVGLGPSLSLGLFIFVGGGMTTLPLLFVALAMFMPGRTTTQKGIVFAGIVWSGWSIAFFTGQTGLLLLAFLVVGLLSHVVYGGVLGALYGRFASFPEYEV; encoded by the coding sequence ATGGCTAATAGTGCAGAACACGCGACGACCACCGTACAGGAGACCGGCGGCATCGGCGTCAGAGAGATCGTCACGGCGGTAGGTGCCGGATTCCTCGGCACGGTCGCCATGAGTCCAGTCCTCGCGGTCGCGTGGGTCCTCGGGATCATCTCGCCGACCGCCTTCGAGGGACTGGCGACGATCGTCGGCCTGGGGCCGAGTCTCTCCCTCGGGTTGTTCATCTTCGTCGGCGGCGGGATGACGACCCTGCCGCTGCTGTTCGTCGCGCTGGCGATGTTCATGCCGGGGCGCACGACGACCCAGAAGGGGATCGTCTTCGCCGGCATCGTCTGGAGCGGGTGGTCGATCGCCTTCTTCACGGGACAGACTGGGCTGCTGCTACTCGCGTTCCTCGTCGTCGGACTGCTCTCGCACGTCGTCTACGGCGGGGTGCTGGGGGCGCTCTACGGCCGGTTCGCCAGCTTCCCGGAGTACGAGGTCTGA
- a CDS encoding AAA domain-containing protein produces the protein MTLRGVIVAVEAEKTVETQYGERSLAEITIRPDDGRGDPVTVTLWGKWTHTAEHAEPGMELLVTDPEEDEFRGETTYSTGSDTHVVLEPGFLVDVTAVRSWVQCPRMYYLNKLSGIPLNYPVVKGTVVHEVFGDLLRGLDLEDSVQNRVAEAGLELGLLGYEQDEVENEVRRNAAAIEGWLQQGTLTEEDAWRSEYTLISPTYGLKGRADALRRGMPVELKTGKNTNREPRFQDKIQAVCYALMLRERGVPVNTGTLLYTKNTALDRNEQSGDLAPAKEFSVGDGLLNFVVRQRNEIAAMEFDASVPTGFEADAKCEYCFEQDTCMVVSGRLDQESKAGQVGTPLPDEEREYFDRFYRAIEEERRETHAEYRKLWEQTPEERADDDRALIDLEPTGQRQIDGERWELRARKPGDAVSKLREGDVAMASDGDPVTGHSELVRIRQLGEEVVVTADEPVDLCRLDVYPSEISVDRMLTALHDSLLKADPDRKDVLFGRRDPEFRDDAETYIDNNEAQNDAVNRAVNAEDFALVHGPPGTGKTYTIARTVRALVEQGDRVLVSAFTNRAVDNALEAIRDQGLGAGREESDVVRVGTETGVREDMLDIRLETEGRPNDRAAELQQAPVVAATTASCGSRVMREQQFDVALVDEASQLTEPATLAAINRADRFVLVGDHEQLPPVVRAENDLQTSLFERLIDQSPEAGVMLDRQYRMSQRIQAFSSREFYDGALKPASGEVAGRHLRDIGVDPADLPAEIRNPVSFVDPDGRREGNTNPREADRVAEIVDAVQSAGVPAEDIGVIAPFRAQVAEIGRRTDVTVDTVDRFQGSSEEVIVVSFVATGDLDGPIFEDYRRVNVALTRAKRALVLVGDAGALASEPFYARLLDWARR, from the coding sequence GTGACGCTCAGGGGAGTCATCGTCGCGGTCGAAGCGGAGAAGACCGTCGAGACGCAGTACGGCGAACGGTCGCTCGCGGAGATCACGATACGACCCGACGACGGGCGGGGCGACCCGGTCACCGTCACGCTCTGGGGCAAGTGGACACACACCGCCGAGCACGCCGAACCGGGGATGGAACTGCTCGTCACCGACCCCGAAGAGGACGAGTTCCGCGGCGAGACCACCTACAGCACCGGGAGCGACACCCACGTCGTCCTCGAACCGGGCTTCCTCGTGGACGTGACGGCCGTCCGGTCGTGGGTACAGTGTCCCCGGATGTACTACCTCAACAAACTCTCCGGCATCCCGCTGAACTACCCGGTGGTGAAGGGGACCGTCGTCCACGAAGTGTTCGGCGACCTCCTGCGAGGGCTGGATCTCGAAGACAGCGTGCAGAACCGGGTGGCCGAGGCCGGTCTCGAACTGGGCCTGCTGGGGTACGAGCAGGACGAAGTCGAGAACGAGGTCCGCCGGAACGCCGCCGCCATCGAAGGGTGGCTCCAACAGGGCACGCTAACTGAGGAAGACGCGTGGCGCTCGGAGTACACGCTCATCTCGCCGACGTACGGGCTGAAGGGCCGGGCCGACGCCCTCCGGCGCGGGATGCCCGTCGAACTGAAGACCGGCAAGAACACCAACCGCGAACCGCGCTTCCAGGACAAGATTCAGGCGGTCTGCTACGCGCTGATGCTCAGAGAACGCGGCGTTCCGGTGAACACCGGCACGCTCCTCTACACCAAGAACACCGCCCTCGACAGGAACGAACAGTCCGGTGACCTCGCACCCGCGAAGGAGTTCTCGGTCGGGGACGGTCTCCTGAACTTCGTCGTCCGCCAACGCAACGAGATCGCGGCGATGGAGTTCGACGCCTCTGTGCCGACGGGCTTCGAGGCCGACGCCAAGTGCGAGTACTGCTTCGAACAGGACACCTGCATGGTCGTCTCGGGTCGCCTCGATCAGGAGTCGAAAGCCGGGCAGGTCGGGACGCCACTCCCAGACGAGGAACGCGAGTACTTCGACCGGTTCTACCGCGCCATCGAGGAGGAACGCCGAGAGACCCACGCCGAGTACCGCAAACTCTGGGAGCAAACCCCAGAAGAACGAGCAGACGACGACCGGGCGCTGATCGACCTCGAACCGACGGGTCAGCGACAGATCGACGGCGAACGCTGGGAACTCCGCGCCCGCAAGCCCGGCGACGCGGTGTCCAAACTCCGGGAGGGCGACGTGGCGATGGCGAGCGACGGCGATCCCGTGACGGGCCACTCGGAACTCGTCCGCATCCGGCAGTTGGGCGAGGAGGTCGTCGTCACCGCCGACGAACCGGTCGACCTCTGCCGACTCGACGTCTACCCCTCCGAGATCTCGGTCGACCGGATGTTGACCGCGCTGCACGACTCCCTGCTGAAGGCCGACCCCGACAGGAAGGACGTGCTGTTCGGCCGCCGGGACCCCGAGTTCCGCGACGACGCCGAGACCTACATCGACAACAACGAGGCACAGAACGACGCCGTGAACCGTGCCGTGAACGCCGAGGACTTCGCGCTGGTCCACGGGCCGCCGGGCACGGGCAAGACGTACACCATCGCCCGAACCGTCCGGGCACTCGTCGAGCAGGGCGACCGGGTCCTCGTCTCGGCGTTCACGAACCGGGCGGTGGACAACGCCTTGGAGGCGATCCGCGACCAGGGACTCGGCGCGGGGCGGGAGGAGAGCGACGTCGTCCGGGTCGGCACCGAGACCGGCGTCCGCGAGGACATGCTCGACATCCGCCTCGAGACCGAGGGACGACCGAACGACCGCGCCGCGGAACTCCAGCAGGCACCGGTCGTCGCGGCGACGACCGCCTCCTGTGGCTCGCGGGTGATGCGCGAACAGCAGTTCGACGTGGCGCTGGTCGACGAAGCCTCCCAACTGACCGAACCCGCGACGCTGGCCGCCATCAACCGCGCGGATCGGTTCGTCCTCGTCGGCGACCACGAACAGCTCCCGCCGGTCGTCCGCGCCGAGAACGACCTCCAGACCTCGCTGTTCGAGCGCCTGATCGACCAGTCGCCGGAGGCGGGCGTCATGCTCGACCGCCAGTACCGCATGAGCCAGCGGATTCAGGCGTTCTCCTCGCGGGAGTTCTACGACGGCGCGCTCAAGCCCGCGTCGGGCGAGGTGGCGGGACGACACCTGCGGGACATCGGCGTCGATCCCGCCGACCTGCCGGCCGAGATCCGGAACCCGGTCTCGTTCGTCGACCCCGACGGTCGCAGAGAGGGGAACACGAACCCCCGGGAGGCAGATCGCGTCGCCGAGATCGTCGACGCCGTCCAGTCGGCAGGTGTCCCGGCCGAGGACATCGGCGTCATCGCCCCCTTCCGGGCGCAGGTCGCCGAGATCGGTCGCCGAACCGACGTGACGGTCGACACCGTGGACCGCTTCCAGGGATCGAGCGAGGAGGTCATCGTCGTCTCGTTCGTCGCCACCGGCGACCTCGACGGCCCCATCTTCGAGGACTACCGCCGGGTGAACGTCGCGCTGACGCGCGCGAAACGCGCACTGGTGCTCGTCGGTGACGCCGGGGCGCTCGCCTCGGAGCCGTTCTACGCACGCCTGCTCGACTGGGCGCGTCGGTGA